Genomic segment of Streptococcus pneumoniae:
CCAACTGTTCTCACCGCTTTCAAGGAAAAATTAGAAGCCATGACGGAAGAAGACTTCAAGTCTGAAAACATCTTCCCACAAATCAAGGCGGTTCAGAAAGAAACTGGTATCAAAGGCAAAAACCTCTTCATGCCAATCCGCATCGCCGTGTCAGGTGAAATGCACGGGCCAGAATTACCAGATACCATTTATCTACTTGGCCGTGAAAAATCAATCCAGCATTTGGACAATATGCTGAAAGAAATTACAAAATAATCATTTGAAAAGTCTAGGACTCCGTTCTAGGCTTTTCATGTAGCTTCAGTCTTGGGACGGATTTTCTAAAAAAGCAAGCGAATTCCCTTGACTATTTTTGACCAAATGATATAATAAAAACATAGAAATTAGCACTCGAATAGAAAGAGTGCTAAACAAATCCTTGGAGGTAAGATATGCTCAAACCATTGAACGATCATGTGGTCGTAAAAGTAGAAGAAAAAGAAGAACAAACGGTTGGTGGCTTTGTCCTTGCGGGCAATAACCGTGAGGCGACCAAGGTCGCTGAAGTCCTTGCAGTCGGACAAGGAATCCGTACTCTTACAGGCGAATTAGTCCCATCAAGCGTGAAGGCTGGTGATAAAGTCGTTCTGGAAGACCATGCAGGGATTGAGGTCAAAGACGGTGATGCGAAAGTCTTGCTTGTCCGTGAAGCAGAAATTTTAGCAATTGTAGAGTAAGGAGAGGCTTAAAAATATGGCAAAAGAGATTAAATTTTCATCAGATGCCCGCACAAGCATGGTGCGTGGAGTGGATATTTTAGCAGATACAGTAAAAGTAACCTTGGGTCCAAAAGGACGCAATGTAGTGCTTGAAAAAGCTTTTGGCTCACCTTTGATCACCAATGACGGTGTAACGATTGCCAAAGAAATCGAACTAGAAGACCACTTTGAAAATATGGGTGCTAAATTGGTGTCAGAAGTTGCTTCTAAAACCAATGATATTGCAGGTGACGGAACTACAACAGCAACTGTTTTGACCCAAGCCATTGTCCGTGAAGGGATTAAAAATGTAACCGCAGGGGCAAATCCAATCGGAATCCGTCGTGGGATTGAAGCAGCAGTAAGCGCAGCTGTTGAGGCACTTAAAGCGACTTCTGTGCCTGT
This window contains:
- the groES gene encoding co-chaperone GroES, translated to MLKPLNDHVVVKVEEKEEQTVGGFVLAGNNREATKVAEVLAVGQGIRTLTGELVPSSVKAGDKVVLEDHAGIEVKDGDAKVLLVREAEILAIVE